Below is a genomic region from Methanobacterium sp..
GTCGTCCATCATTTCACAGCAGACAGCTACAGGTGTAGTCCCTGCCATTTCTGCAAGAGCTATACTCATTTCAGTATGGCCCTGCCTTTTAAGTACGTGTCCTTCAGTAGCTCTAAGTAAGGTAACGTGTCCTGGAGCTCTGAAATTCTTTCCAAAGTCGTCGAACTCTTCATTTTTACATAGAAGGGCTAATTCTTTTATGGTACATGCCCTGTCGCTGTCTGTTATGCCTGTGAATGTTTTCCTGTGGTTTACTGTTATTGAAAATGCTGATTTTTCATCGTATGGTATGTCATTTGGTGATAATTCGCCAAGTACAGGATATTTTTCAGTTGCTGCATCCATTATGTCTGTCATAAAGGGGATTCCAAGTTTATCTGAAACTTCTGCTGAAAGAGGGACACAAACAAGACCTCCTGCATCGTTCCTGATGGTTGTCATGTGTTGGGTGGTCATGTGTTCAGCGGCAATGATCATATCGGTTTCCCTTTCCCTGTTATCATTGTCAAATATTAAGACGATTTTTCCGTCTTTAAATGCTTTAATTGCGTCTTCTATCATTTGGT
It encodes:
- the ribB gene encoding 3,4-dihydroxy-2-butanone-4-phosphate synthase, with the translated sequence MIEDAIKAFKDGKIVLIFDNDNRERETDMIIAAEHMTTQHMTTIRNDAGGLVCVPLSAEVSDKLGIPFMTDIMDAATEKYPVLGELSPNDIPYDEKSAFSITVNHRKTFTGITDSDRACTIKELALLCKNEEFDDFGKNFRAPGHVTLLRATEGHVLKRQGHTEMSIALAEMAGTTPVAVCCEMMDDETGGSMTTDKVAKYAEEKGLIFLSGDEVIKAYHEFKETQE